The region TCGACTGGAAGCTGTGATTTCGATCGATGGCGCGACTCTGGCTAATCCTGCCGTGAGGACCTTGCTGTTGGCACTGGTGATGATCTTTGCCGGAATGGCATTCAAGCTGAGTCTCGTCCCCTTTCACTTCTGGTGCCCGGATGTCTTCCATGGTGCTGCTGCGGAAGTGGGTGCATTTTTGTCGATTGCTTCCAAAGGGGCCACATTGGCACTCCTCGTACGGCTGGTGCTGGGCATGGTGGCAGGTGGCGAACTGGAAGCGTTCTGGAATCTGCTGGCACAAGGCCTGGGAGTCATCGCGGCGATCACGATCACATTCGGGAACCTGGCTGCTTTCGGGCAAACCAATATCAAACGACTGATGGCCTATTCGACGATTGCTCATGCCGGCTATCTGCTGATCCCGATTGCTGTGCTGGCCATTCCGGCTTTGGCGGGTGTCAATCAGATCGCTAGTACGGTGACGCCGGCACCTTCAACCAACGATGTTCTGCAAACTCAGGAGATGCTCGCCAGCAGCGTGGCTGTGCGAGCTGTCGAGTCGATGCTCTATTACATCGTTGTGACACTCTTTATGAATCTGGGTGTGTTCTCCTGTTTGATTCTCGTACGGAACCAGACGCTGGGAGAATCGATTGATGACTTCCGTGGGCTGGCCAGCCAGGCGCCGGTTCTGGCTGTGGCCATGTCACTCTCGCTGGCCAGTCTGATTGGTTTGCCACCGACTGGCGGGTTTGTCGCCAAGCTCATGTTGTTCTCGAGTCTGTACGATGCGGGTGCGAAGCTCCCCTTGTTTTATGCAGTGCTGATTGTGGGGGTGGTCAATATCCTGCTCAGTCTACTGGTTTATCTGAAGCTGTTCCGGGCCATGTTTTTTGATCAGCCCGTCGAAGGGGCTCCACCTGTCTGTATCGCTCCGTTTTCGATGGCAACGATGTTTGTTGTCACGGTGAGTATTCC is a window of Planctopirus limnophila DSM 3776 DNA encoding:
- a CDS encoding NADH-quinone oxidoreductase subunit N, which produces MTLDDLFADFLANGTGRALVLLAPELLLCATIIATLLWRLLNLDRYVPVAAIATLGVVVSLGWAGWQLQASILQLQPAEILFTGMIRLDRFALFLRVYLLLFLVLQIVLTTLGGIPDQEDSPDFYTMLCGAVVGLLLMTSAHHLLLVFLALEMSSVPGYVLAGFLKGRRQSSEAALKFVIFGSASAGLLLFGVTLICGLAGTGDLSLVGSRLEAVISIDGATLANPAVRTLLLALVMIFAGMAFKLSLVPFHFWCPDVFHGAAAEVGAFLSIASKGATLALLVRLVLGMVAGGELEAFWNLLAQGLGVIAAITITFGNLAAFGQTNIKRLMAYSTIAHAGYLLIPIAVLAIPALAGVNQIASTVTPAPSTNDVLQTQEMLASSVAVRAVESMLYYIVVTLFMNLGVFSCLILVRNQTLGESIDDFRGLASQAPVLAVAMSLSLASLIGLPPTGGFVAKLMLFSSLYDAGAKLPLFYAVLIVGVVNILLSLLVYLKLFRAMFFDQPVEGAPPVCIAPFSMATMFVVTVSIPVLSSGIDVSGLSRLSRDAAVSLWDQTQDESRKSSSLVPELKKPPVASETVQGNLVSGALSNGDHP